The following are encoded together in the Candidatus Binatia bacterium genome:
- the larC gene encoding nickel pincer cofactor biosynthesis protein LarC, producing the protein MKIVYFDLVGGASGDMILGSLVAAGAPLEEIERRLRALPLEGFSLGRGTAMRHGFEAFQLQVEARETKTHRHFTEIRRLLSDAKLPERVYRRALGTFERLGRAEAEAHQVPLEKVHFHEVGAVDAIVDIVGTAWALELLDVTRCHASIIPQGRGLVRAAHGTLPVPAPATLRLLEGLPVRVLEIEGELTTPTGAALIASLCDTVGEPVGMRLEKTGVATGTRDVAERPNVVRALLGEPLDAVGAGGVDVIECTIDDMNPQLYGHLTESLFESGAVEVYLTPVQMKKGRPGVLVTALCDPRRTQQVAERLFGESTTLGLRVRREGRMELRRSITEVATPLGTVRVKTAVLPSGAERRVPEYEDLRRLAKESGRPLVEVMETVRAFLGEDARAGT; encoded by the coding sequence GGTCGGCGGCGCCTCGGGGGATATGATCCTGGGCTCGCTGGTCGCGGCCGGCGCGCCGCTCGAGGAGATCGAGCGCCGATTGCGCGCGCTCCCGCTCGAGGGCTTTTCGCTGGGCCGCGGGACCGCGATGCGGCACGGCTTCGAGGCGTTCCAGCTCCAAGTCGAAGCGCGCGAGACGAAGACCCATCGCCACTTCACCGAGATCCGCCGCCTCCTCTCCGACGCCAAGCTCCCGGAGCGGGTCTACCGCCGCGCGCTCGGCACGTTCGAGCGGCTGGGGCGCGCCGAGGCCGAGGCGCACCAGGTGCCGCTGGAGAAGGTGCATTTCCACGAGGTCGGCGCGGTGGACGCGATCGTGGACATCGTCGGCACCGCGTGGGCCCTCGAGCTCTTGGACGTGACGCGCTGCCACGCATCGATCATCCCGCAGGGCCGCGGCCTCGTCCGGGCGGCGCACGGCACGCTTCCAGTTCCCGCACCCGCGACGCTTCGCCTTCTGGAGGGGCTCCCCGTGCGCGTGCTCGAGATCGAAGGGGAACTGACGACACCGACCGGTGCTGCCCTCATCGCCTCTCTGTGCGACACCGTCGGCGAACCGGTGGGGATGCGCCTCGAGAAGACCGGCGTCGCCACCGGCACGCGCGACGTCGCGGAGCGACCCAACGTCGTGCGCGCGCTGCTGGGTGAGCCGCTGGATGCGGTGGGCGCCGGTGGTGTGGACGTGATCGAGTGCACCATCGACGACATGAACCCGCAGCTCTACGGCCATCTCACCGAATCGCTCTTCGAATCGGGCGCGGTCGAGGTCTACCTCACCCCCGTCCAGATGAAGAAGGGGCGCCCCGGCGTGCTCGTCACGGCGCTGTGCGACCCACGCCGCACGCAACAGGTCGCCGAGCGGCTCTTCGGGGAATCCACGACGCTGGGGCTTCGCGTGCGCCGCGAGGGGCGGATGGAGCTGCGCCGCTCGATCACGGAAGTGGCCACGCCCCTGGGAACGGTGCGCGTGAAGACCGCCGTGCTCCCCTCCGGCGCCGAGCGCCGCGTTCCCGAATACGAAGACCTCCGCCGGCTGGCGAAGGAGAGCGGCCGCCCGCTCGTCGAGGTCATGGAAACCGTGCGCGCGTTCCTGGGCGAGGACGCCCGCGCCGGGACGTGA